The genomic window TGGCGGTATCGCGACTGGGTTTTCCAAGCCCTCAACCGCGATCAACCGCTGGACGAATTTATTACGCACCAACTGGCCGGCGACCTGCTGATCAACGGGCAAGACGAAGCCACACAGAGGGAATTGCTGACCGCTACCGGGATGTTGGTGATCGGTCCGAAAATGCTGGCCGAACAAGACAAAGCGAAAATGCGGATCGACATCGTCGACGAACAAATCGACACGGTCTCGCGGACCATGTTCGGAATGACCGTCGCCTGTGCCCGTTGTCACGATCACAAATTCGATCCGATCTCCGCGGAAGACTACTACGCGCTGGCCGGCATCTTTTCCAGTACGCGGACGATGGAGCACGAAGAGTTTGTCTCCAAGTGGATGGAACGAGAACTGCCCTCCCAGCAGATCGAACAGCGCCGCGCCGAACATCGAGCCAAAGTCGAAGCCGCGCGAAAAACGCTGGATGAAAAAGACGAAGCGGCGATGAAGAAATTCAAAGCTCTGGAAGCCGCCATGCCGGCTTTTGACACCGCGATGGCGGTTGAAGAAGCCGCTCCGCTCGACATCCCCGTGCATATCCGCGGCAACCATCTGCGGACCGCCGAACAACCCACCCCGCGTGGCGTGCCCCAAGTGCTAACCAGCCTGTCGCCGCTGCCGGACATCCCGGACGATCGCAGCGGACGACTAGAACTGGCGCAGTGGCTGGTCGACCCCCAGCATCCGCTGACCGGTCGCGTGATGGCCAATCGCATTTGGATGTGGCACTTCGGCCAGGCCCTGATGCGTTCGCCATCAAACTTCGGTTATCAAAGCGAAGCACCGGAGCATCGCGAATTGCTGGACTGGCTGACCCGGCGACTGATCGATGACGGCTGGTCGATGAAACGTCTGCATCGGATGATCCTGCTCAGCAGCACGTACCAGATGAGCAGTCGGCCGACGACCTACCAGGACGCGGATCCGGAGAACGTTTATCTGTGGCGTCAGAACCGTCGGCGGCTGGAAGCCGAACCGCTGCGGGACGCGATTTATGTCGCCGGGGATTCGCTGGACTTGGAATTTGATGGCAAACCGGGCGGCATCCAGGAACATCGGCGAACGGTCTATCTGTCGATCAATCGGGCCGCCCTGATCGATTATTTGTCCACCTTCGATTACGTGGAAACGGCCAACCATATTGAACAACGGCCCGTGACCACGGTTCCCAACCAAGCGTTGTT from Roseimaritima ulvae includes these protein-coding regions:
- a CDS encoding PSD1 and planctomycete cytochrome C domain-containing protein produces the protein MKRIVPIPCSLTPLWLLGGWLILVTSGLKLAANEPVDTAFFETRIRPVLHEHCYSCHAADAKIVRGGLLVDSKSGLLEGGDSGPAVVPGDPQDSLLIDALKHESFEMPPDERLPDAVIADFQRWVEGGAPDPRLDTPTAPPTRPDIDPQDHWAFQPVTSPKVPLVADEQRDWIRTPIDAFVAAKLQQQGWHPAPPADKYTLLRRVTFDLIGLPPSEAEIAAFIADDSPESFQRVVDRLLASPYYGQRWGRHWLDLVRYADTNGADENHKMPNAWRYRDWVFQALNRDQPLDEFITHQLAGDLLINGQDEATQRELLTATGMLVIGPKMLAEQDKAKMRIDIVDEQIDTVSRTMFGMTVACARCHDHKFDPISAEDYYALAGIFSSTRTMEHEEFVSKWMERELPSQQIEQRRAEHRAKVEAARKTLDEKDEAAMKKFKALEAAMPAFDTAMAVEEAAPLDIPVHIRGNHLRTAEQPTPRGVPQVLTSLSPLPDIPDDRSGRLELAQWLVDPQHPLTGRVMANRIWMWHFGQALMRSPSNFGYQSEAPEHRELLDWLTRRLIDDGWSMKRLHRMILLSSTYQMSSRPTTYQDADPENVYLWRQNRRRLEAEPLRDAIYVAGDSLDLEFDGKPGGIQEHRRTVYLSINRAALIDYLSTFDYVETANHIEQRPVTTVPNQALFLLNNAQVHQQAGRLAKRVVETVADDSQRVQTLWLKLYGRPAEPEEAQLATQFVTRAAADRGGEGAELHAWSLLIRTLIAGSSFSYVD